In Acinetobacter sp. C32I, one genomic interval encodes:
- a CDS encoding DUF2271 domain-containing protein encodes MSSTQQIFRPVQLIFRLSPLMAAIAVFMSPVTIVQANETTVKDAQTLQAPIQTPSYSFHQDHILGTSLDVVVTTAHQKDAEKALQAIQNEVARLDKILSVWRDDSEISQLNREQQIEASSELYEVIAACEQWRSASCGGFDARLGQLMQLWEQSHQVHNLDDQTQEALLSQLKTQSIELNPKTKQIKLDSAIKIAPDAYAKGYVIDRALIAAKQAVPHLQGILIDIGGDMRVWGQSPQQAGWKIGIQNPNERFDNAAPTQVLNIKDQAVAFSGQGYRSLAGQSHLLNPQTGMPIQTVEQCVVVGQCAADADALATALTAMSPQEGMQLIEQLVGFEAQLVATDGSRYQSSGWSTLLDANQPAIMRHVAANGAATAWPKGYQAQVEVNIPKLAVDNYRAPYVSVWVTDSDKKLVRTLAVWGKDEKWINSNYVWWRRYGRQMPNLDAVAKPSRQPGQYRLAWDGKDEAGKAVDAGKYLIHIETSREHGDHSYQSFELEVGPKAVTKTLPAQAEIGTLKLNFQRGA; translated from the coding sequence ATGTCATCAACGCAACAAATTTTTCGCCCCGTTCAACTCATATTTCGTTTATCTCCGTTGATGGCAGCCATTGCTGTATTTATGTCTCCAGTCACGATAGTTCAGGCCAATGAAACTACTGTAAAAGATGCTCAGACATTACAAGCACCTATTCAAACACCAAGTTATAGCTTTCATCAAGATCATATTTTAGGAACGTCTTTGGATGTGGTTGTGACCACTGCACATCAAAAAGATGCAGAAAAGGCATTACAGGCCATTCAGAATGAAGTGGCACGTTTGGATAAGATTTTATCGGTATGGCGTGATGACAGTGAAATCAGTCAACTCAATCGTGAACAACAGATCGAAGCCTCCTCTGAACTGTATGAGGTAATTGCTGCGTGTGAACAATGGCGTAGTGCGAGCTGTGGTGGTTTTGATGCACGTTTAGGCCAGTTGATGCAGTTATGGGAACAAAGTCATCAGGTACACAATCTGGATGATCAAACCCAAGAAGCTTTATTAAGCCAATTAAAAACTCAAAGTATTGAGCTAAATCCGAAAACCAAACAGATTAAACTCGATTCAGCCATTAAAATCGCACCTGATGCCTATGCCAAAGGCTATGTCATTGATCGTGCCTTAATTGCAGCTAAACAAGCTGTACCACATTTACAGGGGATTTTGATCGATATTGGTGGTGATATGCGGGTGTGGGGTCAATCACCACAACAAGCGGGCTGGAAAATTGGTATTCAGAATCCAAATGAACGCTTTGATAATGCCGCCCCAACACAGGTTTTAAATATTAAAGACCAAGCTGTTGCTTTTAGTGGACAAGGTTATCGTTCATTGGCAGGCCAATCGCATTTGCTTAATCCGCAAACAGGTATGCCAATTCAAACCGTAGAGCAATGTGTCGTCGTAGGACAATGCGCTGCAGATGCGGATGCTTTGGCAACGGCTTTAACCGCAATGTCGCCTCAGGAAGGCATGCAGCTGATTGAACAATTGGTTGGTTTTGAAGCGCAATTGGTGGCGACTGATGGCAGTCGTTATCAAAGCTCAGGTTGGTCTACACTTTTAGATGCCAATCAACCTGCGATCATGCGACATGTGGCAGCTAATGGTGCAGCAACCGCTTGGCCTAAAGGTTATCAGGCACAAGTTGAAGTGAATATTCCTAAGCTCGCTGTTGATAATTATCGCGCGCCTTATGTTTCAGTATGGGTGACGGATAGCGATAAAAAATTAGTGCGTACCCTTGCGGTTTGGGGTAAAGATGAGAAATGGATCAATTCAAATTATGTCTGGTGGCGCCGTTATGGTCGTCAAATGCCAAACTTGGATGCGGTGGCTAAGCCATCACGCCAACCAGGACAGTACCGTTTAGCTTGGGATGGTAAAGATGAAGCTGGTAAAGCTGTCGATGCAGGTAAATATTTAATCCATATTGAAACCTCTCGTGAGCATGGTGATCATTCATACCAAAGTTTTGAATTAGAAGTCGGGCCAAAAGCGGTAACAAAAACACTTCCTGCACAGGCAGAAATTGGTACGCTGAAACTAAACTTCCAACGTGGTGCTTAA
- a CDS encoding DUF4198 domain-containing protein: MRHLLTVALFSALPTFSFAHTASPFLLPEVFDSKADNVSFQSGITVEKFFVPNRNFKTDYQVTTPEGKTETIKAAAELKKFNIAEVNLTTDGTYRLRTQNATGNPTKYALIDGRWLRVRPQRPANANPMPPQGNNAEQKAPQAPANQPPRFIAEDQIPANAKTAQTINTYIAESFITKGKPSAVPAVSNKGFELKFLTHPNELFAGESFKAQVLMDGKPVPNLEVDVFKGASSYQPNAKRDQPHVKTNAKGEVEVKFNEAGIYLITTAYPEANTDNTKPPIAQSYTYSVTVEVTE, from the coding sequence ATGCGTCATCTACTTACTGTTGCCTTATTCTCTGCATTACCAACATTCAGTTTTGCTCACACGGCAAGCCCTTTTTTATTGCCAGAAGTATTTGACAGCAAAGCAGATAACGTCAGCTTTCAAAGTGGAATTACTGTAGAAAAATTCTTTGTTCCAAACCGTAACTTTAAAACAGATTATCAGGTCACAACGCCAGAAGGAAAAACTGAAACTATTAAAGCAGCCGCAGAATTAAAAAAATTCAATATCGCTGAAGTCAATTTAACCACGGATGGCACCTATCGTCTTCGTACGCAAAATGCGACAGGCAACCCAACCAAATATGCATTGATTGATGGTCGTTGGTTACGTGTTCGCCCTCAACGCCCTGCTAATGCAAACCCGATGCCACCACAAGGTAATAATGCAGAGCAAAAAGCGCCTCAAGCACCAGCAAATCAGCCACCTCGTTTTATTGCTGAAGACCAAATTCCTGCAAATGCAAAAACTGCTCAAACCATCAACACCTATATTGCTGAAAGCTTTATCACTAAAGGTAAACCAAGTGCTGTGCCTGCTGTGAGCAACAAAGGTTTCGAATTGAAGTTCCTCACTCATCCAAATGAGTTATTTGCAGGTGAATCCTTTAAAGCACAAGTTTTAATGGATGGTAAACCAGTGCCAAATTTAGAAGTTGATGTGTTTAAAGGTGCCAGCAGCTACCAACCCAATGCAAAACGTGATCAACCGCATGTCAAAACTAACGCAAAAGGTGAAGTTGAAGTAAAATTCAATGAAGCAGGTATTTATCTCATTACCACAGCGTATCCTGAAGCGAATACTGACAACACAAAACCACCCATCGCACAATCTTATACTTACAGCGTGACCGTTGAAGTGACTGAATAA
- a CDS encoding AraC family transcriptional regulator — MTSKKTSDAGIFLWMVYQTMQKMNLDAAAIFACVHLPDQPPDKFVRRDNATQQRFWQAAQQISDDPDIGLHIGHNVPPFRGQVIEYLFLSSATFGEGLKRTIRYQALLTDAMSFNLEMINEHRVMISGLNHPVRHYLECAIGILLNFFKYISDGTFTPTEIGLPYLDGADQEEYQKIWGCPVKLGQDNGYICFDSAQLATPSAAHEPELLKVHEHHAASQIELLNKHQLINEIEKILANGLLESGEFDQNIIAEYLGRSARSLRADLQLLNTSYEKVIAHYRERLARRLLSQTEESIDQIVYLTGFSEPSAFSRAFKRWTGETPSAYRQRKQT; from the coding sequence ATGACTTCAAAAAAAACCAGTGATGCAGGCATCTTTTTATGGATGGTTTATCAAACCATGCAAAAGATGAATTTAGATGCCGCTGCCATCTTTGCTTGTGTTCATTTACCCGATCAGCCACCTGATAAGTTTGTCCGTCGTGACAACGCCACACAGCAACGCTTTTGGCAAGCCGCACAACAAATTAGTGATGATCCCGATATTGGTTTACATATTGGGCACAATGTTCCACCCTTTCGTGGACAAGTGATTGAATATCTTTTTCTCAGTAGTGCAACATTTGGTGAAGGTCTCAAACGAACCATTCGATATCAGGCCTTACTCACTGATGCCATGTCATTTAACTTAGAAATGATAAATGAACATAGAGTGATGATTTCAGGGCTCAATCATCCTGTTCGACACTATTTGGAATGTGCGATTGGTATTTTGCTTAATTTCTTTAAATATATTAGTGACGGAACTTTTACGCCGACTGAAATTGGCCTGCCATATCTAGACGGAGCGGATCAAGAGGAATACCAGAAAATCTGGGGCTGTCCTGTCAAACTCGGGCAAGATAATGGCTATATTTGCTTTGATTCAGCACAATTAGCGACGCCTTCTGCTGCTCATGAACCTGAACTGTTAAAAGTACATGAACATCATGCTGCATCACAAATTGAGCTATTAAACAAACATCAACTTATAAACGAAATCGAAAAAATCTTGGCCAATGGTTTATTAGAGTCTGGAGAGTTTGACCAGAACATCATTGCCGAATATTTAGGACGTAGCGCTCGTAGCTTAAGAGCAGATTTACAACTATTAAATACCAGCTATGAAAAAGTCATTGCCCATTATCGTGAACGTCTTGCTCGTCGCTTACTTTCTCAAACCGAAGAAAGCATCGACCAGATTGTTTATCTGACTGGTTTTTCTGAACCCTCAGCATTTTCCAGAGCATTTAAACGCTGGACTGGTGAGACCCCAAGCGCATATCGACAACGTAAACAGACTTAA
- a CDS encoding multidrug efflux SMR transporter — translation MNNWIILFIAITAEVIATSALKSSEGFTKPVASIVVVVGYVIAFYCLSLTLKTIPVGVAYAIWSGVGIVLITTVAWFVFDQKLDIWGIIGIVLIMSGVLILNLLSKTSSH, via the coding sequence ATGAACAATTGGATAATTTTATTCATTGCGATTACTGCGGAAGTGATTGCAACCTCTGCCTTAAAAAGTAGTGAAGGTTTTACCAAACCAGTTGCTTCTATCGTGGTTGTAGTGGGTTATGTGATTGCATTTTATTGCTTGTCTCTAACCTTAAAAACGATTCCTGTAGGCGTTGCTTATGCGATTTGGTCTGGCGTTGGAATTGTTTTGATTACCACCGTAGCTTGGTTTGTATTTGACCAAAAACTGGATATTTGGGGAATCATTGGGATTGTCTTGATTATGAGTGGGGTATTGATTCTCAATTTACTGTCTAAAACCAGCTCGCATTAA
- the mnmG gene encoding tRNA uridine-5-carboxymethylaminomethyl(34) synthesis enzyme MnmG yields MHYPKVYDVIVIGGGHAGTEAALAAARMGRQTLLLTHNIETLGQMSCNPAIGGIGKSHLVREIDALGGAMALAADKGGIQFRILNSRKGAAVRATRAQADRVRYKAAIRDTLENQANLDIFQQAADDLIVEGDTVKGVVTQMGIRFDTKTVVLTTGTFLGGVIHVGLQNSSGGRAGDPPSIALAHRLRELKLPVGRLKTGTPPRIDARTVDFSVMTPQPGDFPSPVMSFMGDVSMHPEQVNCYITHTSEKTHEIIRGGLDRSPMYTGVIEGVGPRYCPSIEDKIHRFADKDSHQVFLEPEGLDTHELYPNGISTSLPFDVQFNLVRSIRGMENAHILRPGYAIEYDYFNPQALKFTLETKAIQNLYFAGQINGTTGYEEAGAQGLLAGLNAARRAWEQEEWTPKRDQAYMGVLVDDLITLGTKEPYRMFTSRAEYRLMLREDNADQRLTSIGRELGLVDDERWAAYSEKMEAVERETSRLQHLWAAPNNPMGKKFVEMTGADLSKECSAIDLLKRPNINFSQIAELTGSEVSEHVGEQIEIAVKYEGYINRQHEDVAQLKRLEETRIPADFEYEGISGLSREITLKLNTVRPETLAQASRIPGVTPAAVQLLMITIRKNNMAKKSA; encoded by the coding sequence ATGCACTATCCTAAAGTTTACGACGTTATCGTAATTGGCGGCGGTCACGCTGGTACGGAAGCAGCACTAGCTGCGGCACGTATGGGAAGACAAACATTATTGTTAACGCATAACATTGAAACTTTGGGACAGATGAGCTGTAACCCAGCGATTGGTGGTATTGGTAAATCACATCTTGTCCGCGAGATCGATGCGCTTGGTGGTGCAATGGCACTTGCAGCGGATAAAGGTGGTATTCAATTCCGTATTTTAAACTCTCGTAAAGGTGCGGCTGTGCGTGCAACACGTGCGCAAGCGGACCGTGTACGTTATAAAGCAGCAATTCGCGATACTTTAGAAAATCAAGCGAATCTGGATATTTTCCAGCAAGCTGCAGACGACTTAATTGTTGAAGGCGATACCGTTAAAGGTGTTGTGACCCAAATGGGCATCCGTTTTGATACCAAGACGGTGGTATTGACGACAGGGACTTTCTTGGGTGGGGTGATCCACGTCGGTCTACAAAATTCAAGTGGTGGTCGTGCAGGTGATCCACCCTCGATTGCTTTAGCGCATCGTCTACGTGAACTTAAATTACCCGTTGGGCGTTTAAAGACGGGTACTCCACCACGTATTGATGCACGCACAGTAGATTTTTCTGTCATGACGCCGCAACCGGGTGATTTTCCATCTCCAGTGATGTCATTCATGGGGGATGTGTCAATGCATCCTGAGCAAGTCAATTGTTATATCACGCATACCAGTGAAAAAACTCATGAAATTATTCGTGGCGGTTTAGATCGTTCACCAATGTATACTGGTGTGATCGAAGGTGTTGGTCCACGTTATTGCCCATCAATCGAAGATAAGATCCATCGTTTTGCCGATAAAGATTCACATCAAGTGTTCTTGGAGCCTGAAGGCCTAGATACCCATGAACTGTATCCAAACGGCATTTCGACTTCATTGCCATTTGATGTGCAGTTTAATTTGGTTCGTTCGATCCGTGGTATGGAAAATGCGCATATTTTGCGTCCGGGCTATGCGATTGAATATGACTATTTCAATCCACAAGCATTGAAATTTACACTTGAAACCAAAGCGATTCAAAATCTGTACTTTGCTGGTCAAATCAACGGTACTACAGGTTATGAAGAGGCGGGTGCACAGGGCTTGCTTGCAGGCTTAAATGCTGCACGCCGTGCGTGGGAACAAGAAGAGTGGACACCAAAACGTGATCAAGCTTATATGGGCGTTTTGGTTGATGACTTGATTACACTCGGTACCAAAGAACCGTATCGTATGTTTACTTCACGTGCGGAATACCGTTTGATGTTACGTGAAGATAATGCCGATCAGCGTTTAACATCAATTGGTCGTGAACTTGGTTTAGTTGACGATGAGCGTTGGGCTGCATATAGCGAAAAAATGGAAGCGGTTGAGCGTGAAACTTCTCGTTTACAACATTTGTGGGCTGCGCCAAATAACCCAATGGGTAAAAAATTCGTTGAAATGACGGGTGCAGATCTCAGTAAAGAATGTAGTGCGATCGATTTACTGAAACGTCCAAATATCAATTTTAGCCAAATTGCTGAATTAACAGGTTCAGAAGTGTCTGAGCATGTGGGTGAGCAGATCGAAATCGCGGTGAAATACGAAGGCTATATTAATCGTCAGCATGAAGATGTTGCACAATTAAAACGTCTTGAAGAAACCCGAATTCCTGCTGATTTTGAATATGAGGGTATTTCGGGTTTGTCACGTGAGATCACATTAAAGTTAAACACGGTTCGCCCTGAAACATTAGCACAAGCAAGTCGTATCCCTGGGGTAACACCAGCTGCGGTACAGTTGCTGATGATTACGATCCGTAAAAACAATATGGCGAAGAAGTCAGCGTAA